DNA from Musa acuminata AAA Group cultivar baxijiao chromosome BXJ1-5, Cavendish_Baxijiao_AAA, whole genome shotgun sequence:
CCGGCAAGGGGCGAATTTCGCAGTCGGCGGGGCCACCGCGCTCGATCTTGACTTCTTTAGCTCTAAGGGGATTCAAGCTTCATGGACCGACAGGTCCTTGCGTGTTCAGATCGAGTCGTTCAAGCAGTTGTTGTCTTCGCTCTCCTCCGGTAGGCATATGCCTTCGATTCCCAATATTCTGTGTAGTGTTTCCAAAAATGATAATAATGATGATTACTTATGTTAAAACTATTAATGCTACTAAGGAGAACAACTATGaacagttaattgatctaatatgTGGATGAAGATAATCGTAAGATTGTATCAGGAGTTCAAACTTATAAGAAAAATCCCTTTTCCAATTGCTTGTTAGAAGTCAGTTAGTCATGTACGTGCTGAATAGCAGAGTTGACTGTTGGGTGTGATGTTTTCTGATTGTTTTGTCTTTGTATGTAATGGCAGATACCAAAGAGGTGTTGAACAGTTCATTGATCCTGATGGGAGAGATTGGTGGAAATGACTACAACCATCCATTCTTCCAAGGAATAAATGCAGATGAAGTAAGAACCTTCGTTCCTAGCGTCGTTGGTGCAATCAGTTCAGCAATCAATGTGAGGGTTCTGCCACTGACCTTTTGGAAATTTAGTATACATTTTGGGCATAATGTGGTGCTTCTTCTCAAGCATTGCCAACTGGAACTCTAGATTCATATAATCCTTTCTTTTGGCTAGGATTTAATAGAACTTGGGGTAAAGACATTGTTGGTTCCCGGGAACTTCCCAATTGGATGTATTCCAGCATATTTAGATGTCTTTCAGAGCAAGAATGTTGAGGATTATGACTCGCAAACAGGCTGCATCAAGTGGTTGAATGAGTTCTCTGAGTACCATAATCGCCTACTCCAGGATGAGTTGGATAGGCTTCGGAAGCTTCACCCACATGTCACTATCATTTATGCAAACTACTATGATGCCACCATAACCTTTTTCCGTGCTCCACAACTCTTTGGTATGTTTTTTCTCTGTCAAAAATGTACTAATCCTTccttcaaaagaaaagaaaaatattgcTAATCCTAGAGCACTCCTGGTTTGAACTATTGTTCCTTATATAGAGTTCTATCATGACTGGAACACTGAATTTGCATACTGTGGTAGTTGTATGTTACTACAGTAAGAGGTTCAAAATAATATTTGGTTCTCAAATGTCAGCATAAAAAATTGGACGACAACCACATGATACATGTAATTGCAGGAATCAGGCAACTATTTCCACTTATTCTGACATTACACTAGAATGTAGATCTGCATAAATATGTATGTCAATTATGCCTTCAGAAAAGCTCCAAGTGCATTCTATCTtgtatcgatttttttttttggctcaaaTATGGGCTTTAAAAGGCTTTACATGAGGCTTAAAACCACTTTATTTGGCTTTACCAATTAGCTGTTATATGAACCTTTTGCTGAGGCTGGTTCTTGAGATAGGATGTGTGGCATTATGTTGAAATTCTTGAAAAATTTTACATTTTGGAACTTTTTATTGGTGAACATGTGATTCTTTCTCCTACATGCTTTCAAGTTTACACTATGCTTATGTCATCTTGATTAGCTATAACAGTTACGATACCCACTATTTATCCTCCATCTTAAACTTGAACTTTTTAAATCATGTTTTATGACACTATCTTTATACAATTTCAATTATAATAACCATTTCATCATGAATTGTCGTTGGTCCAAAATATTTTGCACAGTGAGTCATCATTAATCCTTTCCCTTAAAAGCATTCTTTACTTTTAAGGTAATAAACTCAAATGATTTTGTAGTGCTCTCAATTGGTGCAGTTCCAATTTGAGTTGCATCTTATTGTAGTTTTATCAGGCAAAGTAAAAACATTTGATTTAAACTTATTTTCCTAACCTTAGAAGGTAGTTATGTATCTTCATCTATTAAAGGTAGAAGAAATATGATCATTTAACTGAGTTACTTACCTTTGCCCTGATTGTAGTTAACTTGGGTGCTAGAATCTGTAACCGGAGTTCAGCTGAAGAACTTGAATGATCGGGGCGATTCATTTTTTAATTATCACCATTAGTTTACTGTAATAATCAGTCAATTATTCAAATTTCACAAGGAAATTGTAAGAACAAGAGAAAGTATGCCAATCCAATGTAAGAACCCATTGTTTCATAATATTACAGCTTCAGAAACAGAAAAATCTGCATGACTTTCTATTGAGATCTCAATAGACTCCAACTGTCCATGGGGCAGGTAGCTGGACCTATAAGCTGAAAATACCTGAATTAGATTTATGTATACGCTCCTGACTTCAGCAAATACTTATTTGGAATTAATCAAGAAACTACATGCTTGATAACTCCCATAGGTTAGTATCGGTCTGCAAGATTTGATGTTCGGAGTTCTTTTGTGAGCGCATGGCCATTTTTAGATTATTGGAGTTAATTGTGTCCTTAGTTTAGGTTTACCTTTTATAACCATAGGCATTCTTTGTGGAGCTGTATGGGCCAATGAGACATGGGGATCTTATTGGAATTGGGGCCCCAAAGAAACTTGGACATTTATTACTTGGACCATATTGGCGATTTATTTACACACTAGAACTAGAACAAATCAAAGTTTGCAAAGCACGAATTGGATGCTTGTGGCTTCTATAGAATTTCTTATAATTTGGATGTTATTCCGAATCATATTTTTGAGACCTTTTGATCATGGTATTCTGGATGGATTTCCTCTGTATGTTAAGCTGCATCAAATTTTTTACTGCTTGATCCATTTAATCTTTAAATGTTTGATACATATGGCTTCAGATTCTTACTTGAAAATCACTTACTCAAATTTAAACCTAGGCCATTTTGAGCTGACTTGGATTAGAAAACATATTTCATTTACTTGGTAACTACAACTCAAATCCACCCCTGAAGTTCCAGGACTAACGAGTTTTGTTCTGTTTTTTATGGTTGAATATAAAAAATGAGTTGCTATTAGTAGAGAACTTGTGACCAAACTTATAGTTGAAGAGTTATGTTCTCACACAAATTTCTTGTGGTTGGATTTGAGGCATAACTGTTCCAAACGAAGGCAATGTAGTAGTAAGGGATGTCTGTTACACATTGGTCAAATTGGATGTCTATCAGAATTAGG
Protein-coding regions in this window:
- the LOC135674379 gene encoding GDSL esterase/lipase At1g28570-like, translated to MAPIAPPPRLLPLLIVIAVLPGARRPASGCFTAIFSFGDSIADTGNAVRLGSLGASSGSPPYGRTFFDRPTGRFSDGRVIIDFIAQGLGLPLVRPYLDGGSGDDFRQGANFAVGGATALDLDFFSSKGIQASWTDRSLRVQIESFKQLLSSLSSDTKEVLNSSLILMGEIGGNDYNHPFFQGINADEVRTFVPSVVGAISSAINDLIELGVKTLLVPGNFPIGCIPAYLDVFQSKNVEDYDSQTGCIKWLNEFSEYHNRLLQDELDRLRKLHPHVTIIYANYYDATITFFRAPQLFGFKAPLHACCGSDGPYGVNRFVQCGHKDATVCSDPSSSISWDGIHLTEAAYETIARSLLEGPHAKPPITRACPGAQRNAIDDF